The following is a genomic window from Bacteroidota bacterium.
TTTGCGGACCAAATCAATGCCCTTACCAATATTTGGCGGGGGATAAATATAACCGTAAACAAAGATCATTTCCGGGCAGGAAAACTGTTCGCGCACACGTTTAATAAAATGAGCAAGGTTTTTCCCATAATTCTCGGATACCGCACCGCTTCTATCAGCATCACTTTCACCCTGCTGCCATATCATACCTTTAATAACCGGATCATAGCCCATTTTGCGCAGCCCTTTTAAACCGGATTCAACGGTCGAAACAAAAACAGCATATTGAATGCCCCAATTCAGCGTATCTTTGGAACTATCCCCCGGACTCCAGTCAGAATATAGATTTGTCCCTGTATGTGCATGTTTGATTAAGGCAATGGCAGATTTCGGATTAAGGGCCTGTATCTGGTTGCCAAAACCCAGTTCTGGCCCAAACCTGTCGGGAGATTCTGAAGCCGGCCTTAGAGTTATCCAGGTGTAGGGCTCAGCACCGCTATTCAAATGTGGCCGGCCAGAATGAAAAAGCAACACCTTGCTGTTGGGCATAAATCCTTTGGGCAGGTTAGCCACTTAGCCCTGTCGCGTGGCATTTGATTGACCTGCAATCAGAAAAACATCTATCA
Proteins encoded in this region:
- a CDS encoding sialate O-acetylesterase; protein product: MPNSKVLLFHSGRPHLNSGAEPYTWITLRPASESPDRFGPELGFGNQIQALNPKSAIALIKHAHTGTNLYSDWSPGDSSKDTLNWGIQYAVFVSTVESGLKGLRKMGYDPVIKGMIWQQGESDADRSGAVSENYGKNLAHFIKRVREQFSCPEMIFVYGYIYPPPNIGKGIDLVRKGQFEVDQNSGFPVSVKGAFVVPTEDLDHRANDYHTPLPNDYVHFGSSGTLELGRRMAVKMDNELKNNIVHKLK